The following are encoded together in the Dickeya lacustris genome:
- a CDS encoding carbohydrate ABC transporter permease: MADIHSPLSAQDIAAAEVRRTLRRERINAGIRYTILLAVGILMLYPLAWMFSASFKPNHEIFTTLSLWPTHITWDGFINGWKTGTEYNFGHYMINTFKYVIPKVLLTVISSTIVAYGFARFEIPWKNFWFATLIATMLLPSTVLLIPQYIMFREMGMLNSYLPLYVPVAFATQGFFVFMLIQFLRGVPRDMEEAAQIDGCNSWQVLWYVVVPILKPAIISVALFQFMWSMNDFIGPLIYVYSVDKYPIALALKMSIDVTEGAPWNEILAMASISILPSIIIFFMAQRYFVQGVTSSGIKG; this comes from the coding sequence ATGGCTGATATTCATTCCCCATTGTCTGCGCAGGATATCGCTGCGGCAGAAGTTCGCCGCACGTTACGTCGTGAAAGAATTAACGCAGGCATCCGTTACACCATTCTGCTGGCTGTAGGCATCCTGATGCTCTACCCGCTGGCCTGGATGTTCTCAGCATCGTTTAAGCCGAACCACGAGATTTTTACGACGTTGAGCCTGTGGCCAACACATATCACCTGGGATGGGTTTATTAACGGCTGGAAAACCGGTACGGAGTACAACTTCGGTCACTACATGATTAACACCTTCAAGTATGTGATCCCGAAAGTGCTGTTAACGGTGATTTCATCGACTATCGTTGCCTATGGTTTTGCGCGGTTTGAGATTCCGTGGAAGAACTTCTGGTTCGCCACGCTTATCGCCACCATGCTGTTGCCAAGCACTGTGTTATTGATTCCTCAGTACATCATGTTCCGTGAAATGGGCATGCTGAACAGCTACCTGCCCTTGTATGTGCCGGTCGCGTTTGCAACGCAGGGATTCTTCGTCTTCATGTTGATCCAGTTCCTGCGTGGCGTACCGCGTGATATGGAAGAAGCCGCACAGATTGACGGCTGTAATTCCTGGCAGGTGCTGTGGTACGTCGTTGTACCTATCTTGAAACCGGCCATCATTTCGGTCGCTCTGTTCCAGTTCATGTGGTCTATGAACGACTTTATCGGCCCGCTGATTTATGTTTACAGCGTGGATAAATACCCGATTGCGCTGGCTCTGAAAATGTCTATCGACGTAACAGAAGGCGCACCGTGGAACGAAATTCTGGCAATGGCGAGTATCTCCATTCTGCCGTCCATCATCATCTTCTTCATGGCGCAGCGCTACTTCGTTCAGGGCGTTACCAGCAGCGGAATTAAAGGTTAA
- the pelW gene encoding pectate disaccharide-lyase PelW, whose amino-acid sequence MSIFTDLNTSRKSQIDQWLSAVNSHIEKIQQYGHSVVNPTPLLADGFEIKTLSPVVWKFPDGHDAPISNFASQQNWFRLLTSMSAVTETEKYRQYATAHSEYFLNRFVDDNSGLFFWGGHRFINLDTLASEGPESKSLVHELKHHLPYYDFLYQVDAEKTAHFIQGFWNAHVEDWNCLDLGRHGDYAKPRDPNVFLHPRHDVVDPAKWPELPLTKGLTFVNAGTDLIYAAFVYARHTGDENAAAWGKHLYRQYVLARNPETGMPVYQFSSPLQRQPVPADDNQTQSWFGDRAARQFGAEFGAIAREANVLFRDMRPLLIDSPLAMLDILRHQPDADILTWVISGLKNYYQFAYDADSNSLRPMWNDGQDMTGYRFVRDGYYGKAGTELKPFPLEGDYLLPLVRAWVLSGDNELYTLITTMLTRLEKQGINQSASPFLLLAIIELAEAKQSAQWAEYAWQMAEILFKRYFHHGLFVRSEHHRYVRLDDPFPVILLTLVAACRNKWAEVPPVLTQGGYIHGDYRINGENRVIYDTEFIYPEKSIG is encoded by the coding sequence ATGAGTATTTTTACTGATTTGAACACCAGCAGAAAATCGCAAATTGACCAGTGGCTATCCGCCGTGAACAGCCATATTGAAAAGATACAGCAGTATGGTCACAGCGTCGTCAACCCGACACCGCTATTAGCCGATGGTTTTGAAATCAAAACGCTGTCGCCGGTAGTGTGGAAATTTCCTGATGGCCATGACGCACCGATATCTAATTTTGCCAGCCAGCAAAATTGGTTTCGTTTATTGACGTCTATGAGCGCTGTCACAGAAACAGAAAAATACCGCCAATATGCCACAGCGCATAGCGAATATTTTCTCAACCGCTTCGTTGATGATAATAGCGGGCTTTTCTTCTGGGGGGGACATCGTTTTATTAATTTAGATACGCTGGCTAGCGAAGGGCCGGAATCTAAATCGCTGGTTCACGAATTAAAACATCACCTGCCCTATTACGATTTCTTGTATCAGGTTGATGCAGAAAAAACGGCGCATTTCATTCAGGGATTCTGGAATGCACATGTTGAGGACTGGAACTGCCTGGATTTAGGCCGTCACGGAGATTATGCCAAGCCGCGCGATCCTAACGTCTTTTTACACCCTCGCCATGACGTTGTTGACCCGGCTAAATGGCCGGAACTACCGCTGACCAAAGGGCTGACTTTCGTCAATGCAGGGACTGACCTGATTTACGCGGCTTTCGTTTACGCTCGTCATACCGGCGATGAAAACGCTGCCGCATGGGGTAAGCATCTATATCGTCAATATGTTCTGGCTCGTAACCCGGAAACCGGAATGCCGGTATACCAATTCAGCTCACCGTTACAGCGCCAGCCCGTTCCGGCTGATGATAACCAGACGCAATCCTGGTTTGGCGACCGCGCAGCACGTCAGTTTGGCGCCGAGTTTGGCGCGATTGCCCGAGAAGCCAATGTGTTATTCCGCGACATGCGCCCGTTATTGATAGACAGCCCGCTGGCTATGCTGGATATTTTACGCCACCAACCGGATGCGGACATCTTAACGTGGGTAATTAGCGGCCTGAAAAACTACTATCAGTTCGCTTATGACGCTGACAGTAACAGCCTGCGCCCAATGTGGAACGATGGCCAAGATATGACAGGCTACCGGTTTGTTCGCGATGGTTATTACGGCAAAGCGGGCACGGAGCTGAAACCATTCCCATTAGAAGGCGACTATCTGTTACCGCTGGTACGCGCCTGGGTGTTGAGTGGTGATAATGAACTTTATACGCTTATCACCACCATGCTAACCCGGCTTGAAAAACAAGGGATTAATCAGTCTGCATCGCCTTTCCTGCTGTTAGCCATTATCGAACTGGCAGAAGCGAAACAGTCGGCTCAATGGGCAGAATATGCCTGGCAGATGGCGGAAATCCTGTTTAAACGTTATTTCCATCACGGTTTATTTGTACGCTCTGAACATCATCGTTATGTCCGCCTTGATGATCCATTCCCGGTGATTCTACTGACGCTGGTCGCGGCGTGTAGAAATAAATGGGCGGAGGTGCCCCCCGTATTAACTCAGGGAGGATATATTCATGGAGACTATCGAATAAATGGGGAAAATCGCGTGATTTACGATACCGAATTTATTTACCCGGAAAAATCAATCGGCTGA
- a CDS encoding metal-dependent hydrolase, which yields MTAEGHLLFAVASAIFAKKAELSPALAMGDWWHIIPAALLTSLLPDIDHPRSVLGQRLKWISGPISRLCGHRGFTHSLLAILAGVYVIRTQLPVHWPLPADVSHAMVIGYLSHIMADMLTPAGVPLLWPCRWRFRLPLLNSARGNQLERLLCISLILFMAWQPQQLLESWSHSDPIKRAQQWGWQLRHVLLP from the coding sequence ATGACTGCGGAAGGCCATCTCCTGTTTGCCGTTGCCAGTGCCATCTTCGCTAAAAAGGCTGAATTATCCCCCGCGCTGGCGATGGGAGATTGGTGGCACATCATTCCCGCCGCCCTGCTAACATCACTGTTACCGGACATTGATCACCCAAGATCGGTACTGGGCCAGCGGCTGAAATGGATTTCGGGGCCAATATCCAGGCTCTGTGGCCATCGTGGTTTTACCCATAGCCTGCTGGCTATTCTGGCTGGTGTGTATGTTATTCGCACCCAGCTCCCTGTTCACTGGCCATTACCTGCTGATGTCTCTCACGCCATGGTTATCGGCTATCTCAGCCACATTATGGCAGACATGCTGACACCGGCTGGAGTCCCGCTGTTATGGCCGTGCCGCTGGCGTTTCCGGTTGCCGTTACTTAATAGCGCCAGAGGAAATCAACTTGAGCGCTTGTTATGTATCAGTTTGATTCTGTTTATGGCATGGCAGCCCCAGCAACTGCTGGAAAGCTGGTCTCATAGCGATCCGATAAAACGTGCGCAGCAATGGGGATGGCAATTGCGGCACGTGTTATTACCCTGA
- the kduD gene encoding 2-dehydro-3-deoxy-D-gluconate 5-dehydrogenase KduD translates to MILETFDLQGKVALITGCDTGLGQGMAVGLAEAGCDIVGVNIVEPKETIEKVTALGRRFLSLTADMSDISIHASLVEKAVAEFGKVDILVNNAGIIRREDAIEFSEKNWDDVMNLNIKSVFFMSQTVARQFIKQGHGGKIINIASMLSYQGGIRVPSYTASKSAVMGITRLLANEWAKHNINVNAIAPGYMATNNTQQLRADQDRSKEILDRIPAGRWGLPQDLQGPAVFLASSASDYINGYTIAVDGGWLAR, encoded by the coding sequence ATGATTTTAGAAACATTCGATTTACAGGGCAAAGTGGCACTGATCACCGGTTGCGACACCGGTCTGGGTCAGGGGATGGCGGTAGGCCTGGCAGAAGCAGGCTGTGATATCGTCGGTGTTAACATCGTCGAGCCGAAAGAAACCATTGAAAAAGTCACTGCCCTGGGCCGTCGCTTCCTCAGCCTGACCGCTGACATGAGTGACATCTCCATCCATGCCTCACTGGTAGAAAAAGCCGTCGCAGAATTCGGTAAAGTGGATATCCTGGTTAACAACGCTGGTATTATTCGTCGTGAAGATGCCATCGAGTTCAGCGAAAAGAACTGGGACGACGTGATGAACCTGAACATCAAGAGCGTTTTCTTCATGTCTCAGACGGTTGCCCGTCAGTTCATCAAGCAAGGCCACGGCGGTAAAATCATTAACATCGCGTCCATGCTTTCTTACCAGGGTGGCATCCGCGTACCGTCTTACACCGCGTCTAAGAGCGCAGTGATGGGGATTACCCGTCTGCTGGCTAACGAGTGGGCAAAACACAATATCAATGTTAACGCCATCGCTCCCGGCTACATGGCGACGAACAACACTCAGCAGTTACGTGCTGACCAGGATCGTAGCAAAGAGATCCTTGACCGTATCCCGGCAGGCCGTTGGGGTTTACCGCAGGATTTGCAGGGGCCGGCCGTGTTCCTGGCTTCCAGCGCGTCTGATTATATCAATGGTTACACCATTGCTGTTGATGGCGGCTGGCTGGCTCGCTAA
- a CDS encoding carbohydrate ABC transporter permease, which translates to MNENRMLGLAYISPYIIGLIVFTAFPFLSSFVLSFTEYDLMSPPTFTGLENYHRMFMEDDLFWKSMGVTFAYVFLTIPLKLIFALLIAFVLNFKLRGIGFFRTAYYVPSILGSSVAIAVLWRALFAIDGLLNSFIGVFGLDPVNWLGEPALALMSVTLLRVWQFGSAMVIFLAALQNVPQSQYEAAMIDGASKWQMFVKVTVPLITPVIFFNFIMQTTQAFQEFTAPYVITGGGPTHYTYLFSLYIYDTAFKYFDMGYGAALAWVLFLVVSIFAAISFKSSKYWVFYSADKGGKNG; encoded by the coding sequence ATGAATGAAAACAGAATGCTGGGGCTCGCTTATATCTCTCCCTATATAATAGGGTTGATAGTTTTTACGGCTTTCCCCTTTCTTTCATCGTTTGTACTCAGTTTTACTGAGTATGATTTAATGAGTCCGCCCACATTCACCGGTTTAGAGAACTATCACCGGATGTTTATGGAGGACGACCTTTTCTGGAAATCCATGGGAGTGACGTTTGCTTATGTCTTTTTAACCATTCCGCTAAAATTGATTTTTGCACTGCTTATTGCCTTCGTGCTGAATTTCAAATTACGCGGCATCGGTTTTTTCCGTACTGCTTATTATGTGCCATCCATTCTCGGTAGTAGCGTAGCGATTGCCGTGCTGTGGCGTGCGCTGTTTGCTATCGACGGCCTGCTGAATAGCTTCATTGGTGTCTTCGGACTAGACCCGGTGAACTGGTTAGGTGAACCCGCGCTGGCGCTGATGTCTGTTACCTTGCTGCGTGTCTGGCAGTTTGGCTCGGCGATGGTTATTTTCCTGGCCGCGCTGCAAAACGTACCGCAGTCACAGTACGAAGCTGCGATGATTGATGGTGCATCTAAGTGGCAGATGTTTGTGAAAGTTACCGTTCCGCTGATTACGCCGGTTATTTTCTTTAACTTCATCATGCAAACCACGCAGGCGTTCCAGGAATTTACCGCGCCCTATGTGATTACCGGTGGTGGCCCAACCCACTACACCTATCTGTTCTCACTCTACATTTACGATACGGCGTTTAAGTATTTCGATATGGGTTATGGTGCTGCACTGGCTTGGGTGCTGTTCCTGGTCGTGTCTATTTTCGCGGCTATCTCCTTCAAGTCATCTAAATACTGGGTGTTCTATTCCGCCGATAAAGGAGGAAAAAATGGCTGA
- the kduI gene encoding 5-dehydro-4-deoxy-D-glucuronate isomerase encodes MQVRQSIHSDHARQLDTAGLRREFLIEQIFAADTSTMTYSHIDRIIVGGVMPVHRELTLGEDVGRQLGVDYFLERRELGAINIGGAGVISVDGERYDIDNEEALYIGKGARDIRFTSVDPQHPAKFYYNSAPAHTTYPTRKITAAQASPQTLGDDETSNRRTINKYLVPDVLPTCQLSMGLTKLAPGNLWNTMPCHTHERRMEVYFYFDMDAETAVFHMMGQPQETRHIVVHNEQAVISPSWSIHSGVGTKRYTFIWGMVGENQVFSDMDHVKVSELR; translated from the coding sequence ATGCAAGTCCGTCAGAGTATTCACAGTGACCACGCCCGCCAGCTTGATACCGCTGGCCTGCGGCGCGAGTTTCTGATCGAGCAGATTTTTGCTGCGGACACCAGCACCATGACCTACAGCCACATTGACAGAATCATTGTGGGTGGCGTGATGCCTGTTCATCGAGAGCTCACTCTCGGTGAGGATGTGGGGCGACAGCTCGGCGTTGACTACTTTCTTGAACGCCGTGAGCTCGGTGCTATCAACATCGGCGGCGCTGGTGTGATAAGCGTAGATGGCGAGCGTTATGATATCGATAATGAAGAAGCACTCTATATCGGTAAAGGCGCGCGTGATATCCGCTTTACCAGCGTAGACCCGCAGCATCCCGCGAAGTTCTACTATAATAGTGCTCCCGCGCACACCACATATCCGACTCGCAAAATCACCGCCGCTCAAGCTTCGCCTCAAACGCTGGGTGACGACGAAACCAGCAATCGCCGGACAATCAACAAATATTTGGTTCCAGATGTATTGCCTACGTGTCAGCTCTCGATGGGGTTGACCAAGTTGGCGCCAGGCAACCTTTGGAACACCATGCCGTGCCATACCCATGAGCGCCGCATGGAAGTGTATTTCTATTTTGACATGGATGCTGAAACGGCGGTGTTTCACATGATGGGACAACCACAGGAAACCCGCCATATTGTGGTGCATAACGAGCAGGCGGTGATTTCACCGAGCTGGTCGATTCATTCCGGTGTAGGCACAAAACGCTACACCTTTATCTGGGGTATGGTTGGCGAGAACCAGGTTTTTTCAGACATGGATCACGTCAAAGTTAGCGAACTGCGCTAA
- the paeX gene encoding pectin acetylesterase PaeX, which produces MAALFALSVNQAAHAEIIFPIWPQGEAPGAITSSVQQVTTERSKDPSLPDRAVTGIRRPEITAYLPEKPNGTAVLVTPGGSYQRVVLDKEGSDLAPFFNQQGYTLFVMTYRMPADGHQEGADAPLADAQRAIRTLRSQAEQWHIDPQRIGIMGFSAGGHVAASLGTGFNRTVYPAQDDIDKVNARPDFMVLMYPVISMQGAIAHAGSRTALIGSQPSEAQIERYSAEKQVTRDTPPTFLTHAIDDPSVAVDNSLAMLAALRANRIPAEIHLFAQGKHGFGIRGTTGLPAAHWPQLVDSWIKSLQLDKHSANQSDKK; this is translated from the coding sequence TTGGCTGCTCTATTCGCATTATCGGTTAATCAGGCTGCCCATGCCGAAATCATCTTTCCGATATGGCCACAGGGCGAAGCGCCCGGGGCCATAACATCGTCAGTCCAGCAAGTGACCACCGAGCGCAGCAAAGACCCTTCTCTGCCCGATCGCGCCGTCACCGGTATACGCCGCCCGGAAATCACCGCTTACCTGCCGGAAAAACCGAACGGTACAGCCGTGCTGGTCACACCAGGGGGCTCCTATCAACGCGTGGTGCTGGATAAGGAAGGCAGCGATCTCGCCCCCTTCTTCAATCAGCAGGGCTATACCTTATTTGTGATGACGTATCGCATGCCTGCTGATGGCCACCAGGAAGGGGCCGATGCGCCATTGGCCGATGCGCAACGCGCAATACGCACGCTGCGCAGCCAAGCCGAACAGTGGCATATTGACCCGCAGCGTATCGGAATTATGGGATTTTCTGCCGGTGGACATGTCGCCGCCAGCCTGGGTACCGGCTTTAATCGCACGGTATACCCGGCGCAGGATGATATCGACAAAGTTAACGCTCGCCCTGATTTTATGGTGCTCATGTATCCGGTCATTTCTATGCAGGGCGCTATCGCACACGCAGGTTCACGCACGGCGTTAATAGGCTCCCAGCCTAGTGAGGCGCAAATCGAGCGCTATTCGGCAGAAAAGCAGGTCACGAGAGACACGCCGCCCACGTTTCTCACCCATGCAATCGACGATCCTTCCGTTGCCGTGGATAACAGCCTGGCCATGCTCGCGGCCTTAAGAGCCAACCGCATTCCCGCTGAGATTCACTTATTTGCACAGGGAAAACACGGTTTTGGCATCCGAGGGACGACCGGATTACCCGCAGCCCATTGGCCGCAACTCGTCGATAGCTGGATAAAATCTCTGCAATTAGACAAACACTCAGCTAATCAATCAGATAAAAAATAA
- a CDS encoding ABC transporter substrate-binding protein, which yields MKKVILRALIASSLAVMAHSAFAEEQVDLRMSWWGGNGRHQVTLKAIEEFQKKYPNIKVKAEYTGWDGHLSRLTTQIAGNTEPDVMQTNWNWLPIFSRTGDGFYDLNKVKDVLDLSQFDAKELQGTTVDGKLNGIPISVTARVFYFNTETWKKAGLSYPKNWDELQNAGKVFKEKLGDQFYPLVLEHQDSLALLNSYMVQKYNIPAVDEKNKKFSYTDEQWVEFFQTYKKLVDAHVMPSAKYYASFGKSNMYEMKPWITGDWGGTYMWNSTITKYSDNLQPPAKLELGSYPMLQGAKEAGLFFKPAQMLSIGKSSKHPKEAAMLINYLLNSKEGVEALGLERGVPLSKSAVAQLRADGVIKDSDPSVAGLNLALSLPHEAKTSPYFDDPQIVALFGDSIQYIDYGQKSVEETAKYFQRQADRILKRAMKE from the coding sequence ATGAAAAAAGTAATCCTACGCGCGTTAATTGCTTCATCTCTGGCTGTAATGGCTCATTCAGCTTTTGCCGAAGAGCAGGTTGATCTGCGTATGTCATGGTGGGGCGGTAATGGCCGCCACCAGGTTACGCTGAAAGCCATTGAAGAGTTCCAGAAAAAATATCCAAACATCAAGGTAAAAGCGGAATACACCGGCTGGGATGGCCACCTTTCTCGTTTGACAACGCAGATTGCCGGTAACACCGAACCTGACGTGATGCAGACAAACTGGAACTGGTTGCCGATATTCTCCAGAACAGGCGACGGTTTTTATGATCTCAACAAAGTGAAAGATGTGTTGGATCTGAGCCAGTTTGACGCCAAAGAACTGCAAGGCACGACTGTTGATGGCAAACTGAACGGCATTCCGATTTCTGTTACCGCTCGTGTGTTTTATTTCAACACTGAGACCTGGAAAAAAGCCGGTTTAAGCTACCCGAAAAACTGGGATGAATTACAGAACGCCGGTAAAGTGTTTAAGGAAAAATTGGGAGACCAATTCTATCCGCTGGTGTTAGAACACCAGGATTCACTGGCTCTGCTGAATTCCTACATGGTGCAGAAATATAACATTCCGGCCGTAGACGAGAAGAATAAGAAATTCTCTTATACGGACGAGCAATGGGTCGAATTCTTCCAGACTTATAAAAAACTGGTTGATGCTCATGTCATGCCGTCTGCGAAATATTATGCCTCGTTCGGCAAGAGCAACATGTATGAAATGAAACCCTGGATCACCGGTGACTGGGGCGGCACTTACATGTGGAACTCAACGATCACCAAATACTCAGACAACTTGCAACCGCCGGCAAAATTGGAGTTAGGTTCTTATCCAATGCTGCAAGGTGCGAAAGAAGCAGGCTTGTTCTTTAAACCTGCACAGATGCTTTCTATCGGTAAATCCAGTAAACATCCGAAAGAAGCGGCTATGTTGATCAACTACCTGCTGAACAGTAAGGAAGGCGTTGAAGCGCTAGGTCTGGAGCGTGGCGTACCGCTTAGTAAATCAGCGGTGGCGCAATTGCGTGCAGACGGTGTCATTAAAGATAGCGATCCTTCTGTTGCCGGCCTGAATCTGGCGCTGTCTTTACCGCATGAAGCCAAAACATCACCTTATTTTGATGATCCGCAGATTGTTGCCCTGTTCGGTGACTCTATTCAGTACATCGATTATGGCCAGAAATCCGTTGAAGAAACGGCAAAATACTTCCAGCGTCAGGCTGATCGTATTCTGAAGCGTGCGATGAAAGAGTAA
- a CDS encoding ABC transporter ATP-binding protein, protein MAEVIFNKLEKVYSNGFKAVHGINLTIKDGEFMVIVGPSGCAKSTTLRMLAGLETISGGEVRIGEKIVNNLAPKDRGIAMVFQNYALYPHMTVRENLAFGLKLSKMPKEKIDAQVNEAAKILELEELMDRLPRQLSGGQAQRVAVGRAIVKKPDVFLFDEPLSNLDAKLRASMRIRISDLHKQLKKSGHPATSVYVTHDQTEAMTMGDRICVMKLGHIMQVDTPDNLYHFPKNMFVAGFIGAPEMNIKAGKLLQENGQIHLQVGEYAMSLNQSKQDKVRDYVGKEICFGVRPEYVTVSETPFEGDHFQGELVRAENMGHEFFMYIKVNNFELTSRMPSDEARAIINNGLNRQVYFQFDMDKCHIFDAKTEQNISL, encoded by the coding sequence ATGGCTGAAGTTATTTTCAACAAACTGGAAAAAGTCTACTCCAACGGTTTCAAAGCCGTACACGGTATCAACCTGACGATCAAAGATGGTGAGTTTATGGTCATTGTCGGCCCGTCCGGCTGTGCCAAATCCACCACCCTGCGTATGTTGGCAGGTCTGGAAACCATCAGTGGTGGTGAAGTCCGTATCGGCGAGAAAATTGTAAACAACCTCGCGCCGAAGGATCGCGGTATTGCCATGGTGTTCCAAAACTATGCGCTCTACCCACACATGACCGTGCGTGAAAACCTGGCATTTGGCCTGAAACTCAGCAAGATGCCAAAAGAAAAAATCGACGCTCAGGTTAACGAAGCGGCTAAGATTCTGGAACTGGAAGAATTGATGGATCGTCTGCCGCGCCAGTTGTCAGGGGGCCAGGCACAACGTGTGGCAGTAGGCCGCGCGATTGTGAAAAAACCGGATGTCTTCCTGTTCGACGAACCGCTGTCTAACCTGGATGCCAAACTGCGTGCCTCAATGCGTATCCGTATTTCCGATCTGCATAAACAGTTGAAGAAAAGCGGCCATCCGGCAACCAGCGTTTACGTCACACATGACCAGACTGAAGCCATGACCATGGGCGACCGTATCTGTGTGATGAAGCTCGGCCACATCATGCAGGTCGATACGCCGGATAATCTCTATCACTTCCCGAAAAATATGTTCGTCGCAGGCTTTATCGGCGCACCGGAAATGAACATCAAAGCAGGTAAATTACTGCAAGAGAATGGGCAAATACATCTGCAGGTTGGCGAATATGCGATGAGCCTCAACCAAAGCAAACAGGACAAAGTCCGTGATTACGTTGGCAAAGAGATCTGTTTTGGCGTTAGACCGGAATATGTCACTGTGTCGGAAACACCGTTTGAAGGCGACCACTTCCAGGGCGAGCTGGTTCGTGCTGAGAACATGGGCCATGAGTTCTTTATGTACATCAAAGTCAACAACTTTGAATTAACCAGCCGTATGCCTTCGGATGAGGCACGGGCTATTATTAATAATGGACTTAACCGCCAAGTGTATTTCCAGTTTGATATGGATAAATGCCATATCTTTGATGCAAAAACAGAACAAAATATTTCTCTTTAA
- a CDS encoding oligogalacturonate-specific porin KdgM family protein, with protein sequence MKIKLLSLAIASLVSVNAMAVTVDYRHEMTDNAKVGHKDRLLISHRFANGFGLSSEVKWAQSGSDNNPNKPFHEQVSNGTEVVASYVYKINDMFSIEPGLSLESDSNANNYRPYLRGKINITEDLSASLRYRPYFKRMSGNIKAVTNGVAKDTSESGYNLTANIAYNFLKDYSVEYELDYKHSTKAGSNYFQSDKENYKFEHDVKLAYKIDKNWKPYMAIGNVPGDKNTDERQTRYRVGVQYSF encoded by the coding sequence ATGAAGATTAAATTATTATCTCTGGCTATTGCCTCTCTGGTTAGCGTCAATGCTATGGCGGTGACGGTTGATTACCGCCACGAAATGACAGATAACGCTAAAGTCGGGCATAAAGACCGTTTATTAATTTCTCACCGTTTTGCCAATGGCTTTGGATTATCTTCTGAAGTCAAATGGGCTCAATCCGGCAGTGATAACAACCCAAACAAGCCATTTCATGAACAAGTCAGTAATGGAACCGAAGTCGTTGCCAGCTACGTGTATAAAATTAATGACATGTTCTCCATCGAACCAGGTTTATCTTTAGAATCAGATAGTAATGCAAACAACTATCGCCCATATCTGCGTGGAAAAATAAACATTACCGAAGATCTCTCTGCTTCATTACGTTATCGCCCTTATTTTAAACGCATGAGTGGCAATATTAAAGCTGTCACTAATGGTGTAGCCAAAGATACCAGTGAAAGCGGTTATAACCTGACGGCAAACATTGCCTATAATTTCTTGAAAGATTACTCTGTCGAGTATGAACTGGATTATAAACACTCAACCAAGGCTGGTTCTAATTACTTCCAGTCCGATAAAGAAAACTACAAGTTTGAACACGATGTCAAACTTGCATATAAAATTGATAAAAACTGGAAGCCATATATGGCAATTGGTAACGTCCCCGGTGATAAAAACACCGACGAGCGTCAAACCCGCTATCGTGTAGGTGTGCAATACAGCTTCTAA